The Rhizobium sp. BT03 genome has a window encoding:
- a CDS encoding YkvA family protein: MDEVKFGEILLPGDEDTQSRREKTVRQKFWPTFRRAVRQIPFSRDVVAGFYCALDPQTPTKVRGVLLAALAYFVMPVDMIPDVFAVIGFSDDIAVLSAAFAMVRGHIRPGHYEAADRVLADRTEETMKTI; this comes from the coding sequence ATGGACGAGGTCAAATTCGGGGAAATCCTGTTGCCAGGCGACGAGGACACCCAGAGCCGGCGGGAGAAGACGGTGCGGCAGAAATTCTGGCCGACCTTCCGCCGCGCCGTGCGGCAAATTCCGTTCTCACGCGATGTCGTTGCCGGCTTCTACTGCGCGCTCGATCCGCAGACGCCGACGAAGGTGCGCGGCGTGCTGCTCGCAGCGCTTGCCTATTTCGTCATGCCGGTCGACATGATCCCGGATGTTTTCGCCGTCATCGGCTTTTCCGATGACATCGCCGTGCTCTCGGCCGCCTTCGCCATGGTGCGCGGCCATATCCGCCCGGGCCATTATGAGGCGGCCGACCGCGTTCTCGCCGACCGGACCGAGGAAACGATGAAGACGATTTAA
- a CDS encoding sigma-70 family RNA polymerase sigma factor: MDAEERQRFAALAKAVARDRDQQAFSILFDYFAPRLKAWLMRQKMTNAEAEELVQEIMIVLWHKADLYDATRSSFSTWLFRIARNRRIDMQRRINTRIFDETDPALQPPAEIGAEEIVANDDRDARIRAAVGQLPEEQREMLRAAFFLGQSHSEIAEATGLPLGTVKSRIRLAFGKLRKVLERETA, encoded by the coding sequence ATGGATGCCGAGGAAAGACAGCGTTTCGCTGCCCTCGCGAAGGCCGTCGCCAGGGATCGCGACCAGCAGGCCTTTTCCATCCTGTTCGACTATTTCGCACCCCGGCTGAAGGCCTGGCTGATGCGCCAGAAGATGACCAATGCCGAGGCCGAGGAACTGGTTCAGGAGATCATGATCGTGCTCTGGCACAAGGCGGATCTCTACGATGCCACCCGATCTTCATTCTCTACCTGGCTTTTCCGCATTGCCCGCAATCGCCGCATCGACATGCAGCGCCGCATCAATACCCGCATCTTCGACGAGACCGATCCGGCCCTGCAGCCGCCGGCCGAGATCGGCGCCGAAGAAATCGTCGCCAATGACGATCGCGACGCCAGGATACGCGCCGCCGTCGGCCAATTGCCGGAAGAGCAGCGCGAGATGCTGCGCGCCGCCTTCTTCCTCGGTCAATCGCATTCGGAGATCGCCGAAGCGACCGGGCTGCCGCTCGGCACGGTGAAATCGCGCATCCGGCTTGCCTTCGGCAAGCTCCGCAAGGTGCTGGAGCGCGAGACGGCTTAA
- a CDS encoding invasion associated locus B family protein: MFVKSIVSALALTLVMAGVAAAQQAAAPNRIQQFQAWGAYSYKSGASTVCYVLSVPTAKQPASVDHGDNFFIVSQRPGQNISYEPQAMMGYTVKENSKINVVIDNKTFVMFTKDKAGWVENAAQEPALVAAMKTGHSMTVNAVSRKGTGTSYSYSLSGISAALKQIESCK; the protein is encoded by the coding sequence ATGTTTGTAAAAAGTATCGTATCCGCTCTCGCACTCACCCTTGTCATGGCCGGAGTTGCGGCAGCGCAGCAGGCCGCCGCGCCAAACCGCATCCAGCAGTTCCAGGCATGGGGCGCCTACTCCTACAAGTCGGGCGCCAGCACCGTCTGCTACGTGCTGTCCGTTCCGACGGCAAAGCAGCCGGCAAGCGTCGACCATGGCGATAACTTCTTCATCGTCTCGCAGCGTCCCGGCCAGAACATCTCCTACGAACCGCAGGCGATGATGGGCTACACGGTGAAGGAAAATTCGAAGATCAACGTCGTCATCGACAACAAGACCTTCGTCATGTTCACCAAGGACAAGGCCGGCTGGGTCGAGAATGCGGCGCAGGAGCCCGCTCTCGTCGCGGCCATGAAGACCGGTCATTCGATGACGGTGAATGCCGTTTCGCGCAAGGGTACCGGCACCTCCTACAGCTATTCGCTCTCCGGCATTTCGGCTGCGCTGAAGCAGATCGAAAGCTGCAAGTAA
- the aac(6') gene encoding aminoglycoside 6'-N-acetyltransferase translates to MESIIEIGTIKDVEPWARLRLALWPHHSLEDHRAELSRAFLSESGEAIAFIARNAANEAVGFAEATLRHDYVNGCSSSPVLFLEGIYIRPADRRKGIARSLCNAVADWGKSLGCVEFGSDARLENSASHALHAALGFEETQRVVFFRKPL, encoded by the coding sequence ATGGAATCGATTATTGAGATCGGGACTATAAAAGATGTTGAGCCATGGGCGCGGCTTCGCCTGGCGCTATGGCCGCATCACTCGCTTGAAGATCATCGAGCTGAGTTGAGCCGGGCGTTTCTTTCAGAAAGTGGAGAAGCCATCGCCTTCATCGCTCGAAATGCTGCGAATGAAGCTGTCGGGTTTGCTGAGGCCACTTTGCGGCATGATTATGTGAATGGATGCAGCAGCTCGCCCGTTCTATTCCTCGAAGGGATTTATATCAGGCCCGCTGACAGGCGAAAGGGTATTGCACGATCGCTTTGCAATGCCGTTGCCGATTGGGGGAAGTCGCTTGGGTGTGTTGAGTTTGGCTCTGACGCGCGGCTTGAGAATTCAGCCAGCCATGCGCTCCACGCCGCTTTAGGATTTGAGGAGACACAGCGCGTCGTGTTCTTCCGAAAGCCACTATAG
- the rlmN gene encoding 23S rRNA (adenine(2503)-C(2))-methyltransferase RlmN: protein MSVVDAIVVSKPQARTSASLEKPSLIGLSREEMGAALRERGVAEKQIKMRVAQLWNWIYVRGVSDFDHMTNVAKDMREMLKQHFTIARPEIVEEQVSNDGTRKWLLRFPPRGAGRPVEIEAVYIPEEGRGTLCISSQVGCTLTCSFCHTGTQRLVRNLTAEEILSQLLLARDRLGDFPDREAPQGTIMPAEGRKVSNIVMMGMGEPLYNFDAVKQALLIATDGDGLSLSRRRVTLSTSGVVPEIFRTGEEIGVMLAISLHAVRDDLRDILVPINKKYPLKELIEACKAYPGLSNARRITFEYVMLKDVNDSLEDAKGLIKLLKGVPAKINLIPFNPWPGTNYQCSDWEQIEKFADFINSAGYASPIRTPRGRDILAACGQLKSESERMRKTERLAFEAMMIANHGADD, encoded by the coding sequence ATGTCCGTTGTGGATGCGATCGTTGTTAGCAAGCCGCAGGCGCGCACGTCCGCCAGCCTGGAAAAGCCGTCTTTGATCGGGCTGTCGCGCGAGGAGATGGGGGCGGCGCTCCGGGAAAGGGGCGTGGCCGAGAAGCAGATCAAGATGCGCGTCGCGCAGCTCTGGAACTGGATCTATGTGCGCGGCGTCTCCGATTTCGACCATATGACGAATGTCGCCAAGGACATGCGCGAAATGCTGAAGCAGCATTTCACCATCGCGCGTCCAGAGATCGTCGAAGAGCAGGTCTCGAACGACGGCACGCGCAAATGGCTGCTGCGTTTTCCCCCGCGGGGCGCCGGCCGCCCGGTCGAGATCGAAGCCGTCTATATCCCGGAAGAGGGCCGCGGCACGCTCTGCATCTCCAGCCAGGTCGGCTGCACGCTGACCTGTTCTTTCTGTCACACCGGCACGCAACGCCTGGTGCGCAACCTGACGGCGGAAGAGATCCTCTCGCAGCTGCTGCTTGCCCGCGACCGGCTCGGCGACTTCCCGGATCGGGAAGCGCCGCAGGGCACGATCATGCCTGCCGAGGGCCGCAAGGTCAGCAATATCGTCATGATGGGCATGGGCGAGCCGCTCTATAATTTCGATGCCGTCAAGCAGGCATTGCTGATCGCCACGGATGGCGACGGCCTGTCGCTCTCCAGGCGCCGGGTGACGCTGTCCACCTCCGGCGTCGTGCCGGAGATCTTCCGCACCGGCGAGGAGATCGGTGTGATGCTGGCGATCTCGCTGCATGCGGTGCGCGACGACCTGCGCGACATTCTGGTGCCGATCAACAAGAAGTACCCGCTGAAGGAACTGATCGAGGCGTGCAAGGCCTATCCCGGCCTTTCCAATGCGCGGCGCATCACCTTCGAATATGTGATGCTGAAGGATGTCAACGACAGCCTTGAGGACGCCAAGGGGCTGATCAAGCTCCTGAAGGGCGTGCCGGCGAAGATCAACCTCATTCCGTTCAATCCCTGGCCGGGCACCAATTACCAGTGTTCCGACTGGGAGCAGATCGAGAAGTTCGCCGATTTCATCAATTCGGCCGGTTACGCCTCGCCGATCCGCACGCCGCGTGGCCGCGATATTCTTGCCGCCTGCGGCCAGCTGAAATCGGAATCCGAGCGCATGCGCAAGACCGAGCGCCTGGCCTTCGAGGCGATGATGATCGCCAATCACGGCGCCGACGACTGA
- a CDS encoding ABC transporter substrate-binding protein: MRPILLALAASLALSLPAKADNVTVAVTAIVEHPALDAARKGVLDALTAAGYKEGENLKFVFESAQGNPATAAQIARQFAGDEPDVIVPISTPSAQAVVSSTRDIPVVFTAVSDPLGAQLVKNMDKPGGNVTGLSDMSPVAEHLGLIKEILPDVKTIGYLYNSGEANSVSLLAVLKAEAEKAGLKVVESAATKSAEVQGAARALVGRADAIYIPTDNTIISALEGAVAVAEESKLPLFTADTDSVSRGSVAALGFNYYDVGKQTGDIVVRVLKGENPGDIAVKTAAGSDLVVNKAAAAKMGVTLPESVLSRANKVIE; encoded by the coding sequence ATGCGCCCGATTCTGCTCGCTCTTGCCGCCAGTTTGGCCCTTTCCCTACCCGCAAAGGCTGACAACGTCACGGTCGCCGTGACGGCGATCGTCGAGCATCCGGCGCTGGATGCGGCCCGCAAGGGCGTTCTCGATGCGCTGACGGCCGCCGGCTACAAAGAGGGCGAGAACCTGAAATTCGTGTTCGAGTCGGCGCAAGGCAATCCGGCGACGGCAGCTCAGATCGCCCGCCAGTTCGCCGGCGACGAGCCTGATGTCATCGTGCCGATCTCCACGCCCTCGGCCCAGGCGGTCGTCTCATCGACACGCGACATTCCGGTCGTCTTCACCGCCGTCTCCGATCCGCTCGGCGCCCAGCTCGTCAAGAACATGGACAAGCCCGGCGGCAACGTCACCGGCCTGTCCGACATGTCGCCGGTCGCCGAACACTTGGGGCTGATCAAGGAAATCCTGCCTGACGTGAAAACCATCGGCTATCTCTACAACTCGGGCGAAGCGAATTCCGTTTCGCTGCTCGCCGTCTTGAAGGCCGAAGCCGAAAAGGCCGGGCTGAAGGTTGTGGAATCGGCCGCCACCAAATCGGCCGAGGTCCAGGGTGCTGCCCGCGCCCTGGTCGGGCGTGCCGATGCGATCTACATCCCGACCGACAACACGATCATCTCGGCGCTCGAAGGCGCCGTCGCGGTTGCCGAAGAGAGCAAGCTGCCGCTCTTCACCGCCGACACGGATTCGGTTTCGCGCGGTTCGGTCGCCGCTCTCGGCTTCAACTATTATGATGTCGGCAAGCAGACGGGCGACATCGTCGTGCGGGTGCTGAAGGGCGAAAACCCCGGCGATATCGCGGTCAAGACCGCTGCCGGCAGCGATCTGGTCGTCAACAAGGCGGCCGCGGCCAAGATGGGCGTCACCCTGCCCGAGAGCGTGCTTTCCCGCGCCAACAAGGTCATCGAATAA
- a CDS encoding ABC transporter permease, with amino-acid sequence MSQIAFWGAVELGLVYSFVALGVYLAFRILDFPDLTVDGSFPLGAAVTAVLIIAGVNAWLAAVVAMAAGAGAGMVTALLNVRFKILNLLASILTMIALFSVNLRVMGKPNVALINADTMISPFFGHGLRDFYVRPLFVGVLVIVALVLVWRFLESDAGLAMRATGANARMARAQGVDTSRQIYLGMAISNALVAFGGALFAQTNGFADVTSGVGTIVVGLAAVIIGETLLGRRGLLIALVGCVLGSILYRIAIQLALSSDIIGLQASDLNFVTAVLVTVALILPRLRGGAAS; translated from the coding sequence TTGAGCCAAATCGCATTCTGGGGGGCCGTCGAACTCGGACTGGTCTATTCCTTCGTCGCCCTTGGCGTCTATCTCGCCTTCCGCATTCTCGACTTTCCCGATCTGACGGTCGACGGCTCCTTTCCGCTCGGCGCGGCAGTGACCGCCGTGCTGATCATTGCCGGTGTCAATGCCTGGCTTGCGGCGGTGGTCGCCATGGCCGCCGGTGCCGGCGCGGGCATGGTGACGGCGCTGCTCAACGTGCGATTCAAGATCCTCAACCTGCTCGCTTCGATCCTGACGATGATCGCGCTGTTTTCCGTCAATCTGCGCGTGATGGGCAAACCCAATGTCGCCCTCATCAATGCCGATACGATGATCAGCCCGTTCTTCGGCCACGGCCTGCGCGACTTCTATGTACGGCCGCTCTTCGTCGGCGTTCTCGTGATCGTCGCCCTCGTCCTGGTCTGGCGCTTCCTCGAAAGCGACGCCGGGCTGGCGATGCGGGCGACCGGCGCCAATGCGCGGATGGCGCGGGCCCAGGGCGTCGATACCAGCCGGCAGATCTATCTCGGCATGGCGATCTCGAATGCGCTGGTGGCGTTCGGCGGCGCACTGTTTGCCCAGACCAACGGCTTTGCCGACGTCACCTCGGGCGTCGGCACGATCGTCGTCGGTCTGGCGGCCGTCATCATCGGCGAGACATTGCTTGGTCGCCGCGGCCTGCTGATCGCGCTTGTCGGCTGCGTGCTCGGCTCGATCCTCTATCGCATCGCGATCCAGCTGGCGCTGTCGAGCGACATCATCGGCTTGCAGGCCTCCGACCTCAATTTCGTGACGGCGGTACTGGTCACCGTGGCGCTCATCCTTCCCCGTCTTCGCGGAGGTGCCGCATCGTGA